In Megalobrama amblycephala isolate DHTTF-2021 linkage group LG10, ASM1881202v1, whole genome shotgun sequence, one DNA window encodes the following:
- the galnt2 gene encoding polypeptide N-acetylgalactosaminyltransferase 2 isoform X3, translating to MRKATLQLSVCSTSVTLIGKDDWSGINSNRIQSHSNADDKAHSLETLPPGKVRWQDFDQDLYVGATVVRPGQDPYARNKFNQVESDKLRMDRSVPDTRHDHCRHKQWKTDLPASSVVITFHNEARSALLRTVVSVLKKSPPHLVKEIILVDDYSDNPEDGALLGKIEKVRVLRNDRREGLMRSRVRGADAATANVLTFLDSHCECNEHWLEPLLERVAEDKTRVVSPIIDVINMDNFQYVGASADLKGGFDWNLVFKWDYMTLEQRRARQGNPIAPIKTPMIAGGLFVMDKNYFEELGKYDMMMDVWGGENLEISFRVWQCGGSLEIIPCSRVGHVFRKQHPYTFPGGSGTVFARNTRRAAEVWMDDYKNFYYAAVPSARNVPYGNIQSRLEMKKRLGCKPFKWYLENVYPELRVPDHQDIAFGALQQGQNCLDTLGHFADGVVGVYECHNAGGNQVPIRSQEWALTKDKSVKHMDLCLTVVDRTAGSQIKLQGCRENDSRQKWEQIDNNSKLRYVGSNLCLDSRSARNGGLTVEVCSPSLTQQWKFTLNLQP from the exons GGAAGGTTAGGTGGCAGGACTTTGACCAGGACCTGTACGTGGGAGCAACTGTGGTGAGGCCAGGGCAGGATCCCTACGCCCGCAACAAGTTCAACCAGGTTGAGAGTGACAAACTCAGAATGGACCGCAGTGTCCCTGACACCAGACATGACCA CTGTCGTCACAAACAGTGGAAGACGGATCTTCCTGCGTCCAGTGTGGTTATCACTTTCCACAACGAGGCCCGTTCAGCCCTGCTGCGTACTGTGGTCAG TGTGCTGAAGAAGAGTCCTCCTCATCTGGTCAAAGAGATCATCTTAGTGGATGACTACAGTGACAACC CTGAAGATGGTGCCTTACTCGGGAAAATCGAGAAAGTCAGAGTCCTACGGAACGATCGCCGAGAGG GCTTGATGCGATCCCGAGTCAGAGGGGCGGATGCAGCCACGGCCAATGTACTGACCTTCCTTGACAGCCACTGCGAGTGTAATGAACACTGGTTGGAGCCCCTTCTAGAAAGGGTTGCTGAG GATAAAACTCGGGTTGTGTCACCCATCATAGATGTCATTAACATGGACAATTTCCAGTATGTGGGGGCATCTGCAGATCTTAAAGGAG GTTTTGATTGGAATCTAGTTTTTAAATGGGACTACATGACCCTGGAACAAAGACGGGCACGGCAAGGAAACCCCATTGCTCCTATCAA GACTCCCATGATTGCCGGTGGCCTCTTTGTAATGGACAAGAACTACTTTGAGGAGCTGGGGAAGTACGACATGATGATGGATGTGTGGGGAGGAGAGAATCTCG AGATCTCATTTCGGGTCTGGCAGTGCGGAGGCAGCTTGGAGATCATTCCCTGCAGTCGAGTGGGTCATGTCTTCAGGAAACAGCATCCATACACTTTCCCAGGTGGCAGCGGCACTGTGTTTGCCAG GAACACAAGGCGAGCGGCAGAAGTTTGGATGGACGATTACAAGAATTTCTACTATGCTGCTGTGCCCTCAGCCCGTAATGTGCCCTATGGCAA CATTCAAAGCAGGCTGGAAATGAAGAAGAGGTTAGGCTGCAAACCATTTAAGTGGTACCTGGAGAACGTCTATCCTGAGTTACG GGTCCCGGATCATCAGGACATAGCCTTTGGAGCACTACAGCAGGGCCAGAACTGTCTGGACACACTGGGGCACTTTGCTGACGGTGTGGTGGGGGTGTACGAGTGCCACAACGCAGGGGGCAATCAGGTACCAATCCGATCTCAG GAATGGGCTCTGACTAAAGACAAATCAGTAAAACACATGGACCTTTGCCTGACGGTGGTGGATCGCACCGCTGGCTCACAGATCAAactgcagggctgcagggagaaCGACAGCAGACAG AAATGGGAGCAGATCGACAACAACTCCAAACTGCGGTACGTCGGCAGCAATCTGTGCCTGGACAGCCGAAGCGCGCGGAACGGCGGTCTGACGGTGGAGGTGTGCAGCCCGTCGCTCACCCAGCAGTGGAAGTTCACTCTCAACCTGCAGCCGTAG